One window of the Paenarthrobacter ureafaciens genome contains the following:
- a CDS encoding amino acid ABC transporter permease: MDAVIASLPQYWDGFLRTLYLSVISGIIALVVGTILAAMRVSPVAALRGFSMFYVEVARNTPLTIIFFFSAIVLPRLGVKFDQFEVAAIIALSSYTAAFIAEAVRSGVNSVPVGQAEAARSVGMTFTQVLGFIVLPQAVRTVVPPLINILIALVKNSSVAGAFFVLELFGYGRQLSNDYGNQVLWILLGVAFFYLLITVPLGLLAHFVERKVAIAR, translated from the coding sequence ATGGACGCCGTCATAGCAAGCCTCCCCCAATACTGGGACGGATTTCTCCGCACCCTCTACCTCTCCGTCATCTCAGGAATCATCGCCCTCGTCGTAGGAACCATCCTCGCGGCCATGAGGGTCTCGCCCGTTGCTGCGCTCCGCGGCTTCAGCATGTTCTACGTGGAAGTCGCCCGGAACACGCCACTGACGATCATCTTCTTCTTCTCCGCAATCGTCCTCCCCAGGCTGGGAGTGAAGTTCGACCAATTCGAAGTCGCCGCCATCATCGCACTGAGCAGCTACACGGCCGCCTTCATCGCCGAAGCCGTCCGTTCCGGCGTTAACAGTGTTCCGGTGGGACAGGCAGAAGCAGCCCGAAGCGTCGGCATGACCTTCACCCAGGTTTTGGGCTTCATCGTCCTGCCCCAGGCTGTCCGCACCGTGGTTCCGCCCTTGATCAACATCCTGATCGCCTTGGTCAAGAACTCTTCGGTTGCCGGCGCCTTCTTCGTCCTCGAGTTGTTCGGCTACGGCCGCCAGCTCTCCAATGACTACGGCAACCAGGTCCTTTGGATCCTGCTCGGGGTGGCGTTCTTCTACCTCCTCATCACGGTTCCTTTGGGCCTCCTGGCGCACTTTGTTGAACGAAAGGTGGCGATTGCCCGATGA
- a CDS encoding amino acid ABC transporter permease yields the protein MTSVLYDVPGPKARLYSLIGSAAGIVLILGVLAIAVITLAQQGIFDADRWEIFYGPMAPDVWNLIGQGIISTLTAAAVAAIIAFPLGIALCLLRISLIPWVRIPTQVVLEFLRGMPVVLMMLFVLLVFATGQFQAVVVGLVLYNAAIFAEILRAGIQSLPKGQREAGLAIGLRSFQSRMIIEFPQAVRRMLPSLVAQLVVLLKDTSLGYIVGYEELLRKIQIMADFLGPDFLFPAFFVGAAIYILINLTVSRIAIWIERRGSKKAAGGVAAPSLRTGLIVGGNDPVADDSVEGPGKK from the coding sequence ATGACCTCGGTCCTTTACGACGTCCCGGGGCCCAAGGCCCGCCTCTACTCGCTCATCGGTTCGGCGGCCGGGATCGTCCTGATCCTTGGCGTGCTGGCCATCGCCGTCATCACGCTTGCGCAGCAGGGCATTTTCGACGCCGACCGCTGGGAAATCTTCTACGGTCCCATGGCGCCGGATGTCTGGAACCTGATCGGCCAGGGCATCATCTCCACGCTGACCGCGGCGGCCGTGGCAGCGATCATTGCCTTTCCGCTGGGAATTGCGCTCTGCCTCCTGAGAATCTCATTGATCCCGTGGGTTCGGATTCCGACGCAGGTGGTCCTCGAGTTCCTCCGCGGCATGCCGGTCGTCCTCATGATGTTGTTCGTCCTGCTGGTGTTCGCCACCGGACAGTTCCAAGCGGTGGTTGTGGGCCTGGTGCTCTACAACGCCGCCATCTTCGCCGAGATCCTGCGTGCAGGCATCCAGTCGCTGCCCAAGGGCCAACGTGAAGCCGGCCTGGCCATCGGCCTGCGCAGCTTCCAGTCGCGCATGATTATCGAATTCCCGCAGGCTGTACGCCGCATGTTGCCGTCCTTGGTGGCGCAGCTCGTCGTGCTCCTGAAGGACACGTCGCTCGGCTACATCGTGGGCTACGAGGAACTGCTCCGGAAGATCCAGATCATGGCTGACTTCCTGGGTCCGGACTTCCTGTTCCCCGCGTTCTTCGTGGGCGCTGCGATTTACATCCTGATCAACCTCACGGTCTCCCGGATCGCGATCTGGATCGAACGCCGCGGCTCCAAGAAGGCCGCGGGCGGTGTGGCAGCACCCAGCCTCCGGACAGGCCTCATCGTGGGCGGCAACGATCCCGTCGCCGACGATTCCGTCGAGGGGCCGGGCAAGAAGTAA